GCAACCGCTAGGCAAATTGGTTCCCGAGCCAGCCAATTTCAACGGTCATATAGTTGGAAAAGCCGCGCCCCGTCCCGGGTATCATTCTTGGGGCGCAAAGCTAGTTTGTCTGCCAGCCGGATGGATCGATGATTGTTGGGATCAATGTAAGCATCAATAAACCTGCTTGGTCGCCTATCAAGAGCCCATGAGATTGCCCGACGACCGGCTTCGGTCATTAGACCCTTACCCCAATAGTTGGGACGAAGGTGGAACGCGATTTCGGAGTGATTTCCGAGGCTATTGAAGCCGACGGTCCCAATGAAGCGGTCTTGGGAACTTTCATGAATGGCCCATCGGAAACCCCAGCCGTCCTCTTGGGCGTGAAGCCAAAAATCGATAATTTTATCGCTATCGTTAGTATACTTGGCAGGCAATGTGATTGGACGAC
The DNA window shown above is from Parvibaculaceae bacterium PLY_AMNH_Bact1 and carries:
- a CDS encoding GNAT family N-acetyltransferase (Derived by automated computational analysis using gene prediction method: Protein Homology.), giving the protein MSLAVPTLQTDRTTMSPLGFQHSSGMFLLWSHPDVCLYSGPASDHEGRPITLPAKYTNDSDKIIDFWLHAQEDGWGFRWAIHESSQDRFIGTVGFNSLGNHSEIAFHLRPNYWGKGLMTEAGRRAISWALDRRPSRFIDAYIDPNNHRSIRLADKLALRPKNDTRDGARLFQLYDR